ATAGGCGACTTCCGGATCGCTCGGCGTGGGACCGTATTCCTTGGGGAGCGAGAACGGCACGTGACTCGTGGTGCTCATCCAGTCAAAGAACAGCGGTTGGTCGGCAAGGCGCTTTGCATAAAGTTCGCGGAAGCGGTCCGCGATGGGCACGTCGTGCTGGTTTTCGGGCTTGTATTCCGAGTAGTCGAACCACTTGGCAAACCACGGGTGCAAATTGTCGAAGCTCGGTTCAGTCGCGGTGAGTACCATGCGGTAGTAACCCGCTTCGCCCAGAATTTCGGGCAAGGCACGCATGCGCGTATTCGGGTAGTCCGAGAGGAAGGTTGTCTGCGGATGCGCCCAGACGCCCGCGAGAATCCCGAGGAAACCTTCGATGGAGGGGTAGCCCACGCTGTGCGCGTTCGGGAAGTAAAGCCCGCTCTTGGCAAGCTTGCAGATGTTCGGGAGCTTCTCGCATGTCGCGGGGACGCGGATGTCGCCGGTCCAGCCGCGGAACGTCTCGATGACGAAGAAGATGACGTCGGGCTTGCGGTCGCGGGCCTTGAACTGCGCGAAATCGTGCTGTCGGTATTCTTCGCATTTGCTTGCAGATGCCGTACATTTCACGAATGGGTATTCGGCATTGGGTTGCCCGCCGAGCAACTCTATGCCCTCGGCATAGTCGCCGCGCTTTTCGGCTTCCGTGAGCTTGTACTTGATTTCGTCTACCAGCCGGAAAGCGACCGGCGCGATGCGCTTCCAGCGCATGTTGCTCGGCGCGAACCAGTTCTTCGACGTGAGTCCCGTAATCGCAAGCGCAAGCGCTATCCCGAGGCAAATCCAGTTCCTGACCGCTGCGCGGTTCACACCTCCGGAACTGTTCGAAACCGATGCGCGGTTCTTTACCGCAACAACCGTCTCCGCGCTCCACTTCGCGAACATCTTCCTATAAAGAAACACCGTCCCGACAATTCCCGCAATCACGATGAACATCGTGAGCAGAAAGTGCCATGCACCGCCCAAAAACACACGGCCCACCAGGCCCATGTCCGATGCGGCAAGCGCGTATGTGGTGATGAACGAAAGCGAAAGGTGCTGGCCCATCCAGCGCATAATCTCGTCGTCGGTCCCGGCAGCCACCATGTAGGCGATTCCGAGAGCGAGGAAAACGATGCCCGCTACTTTCCGCGCTTTCCCGCGCAGCAGCGTGCAGAAGAGCCCGCCCGCAAAGGCAAGCGTCATCGCGACACCGGCTTCAATTACCAGCGTATGGGGGAAAAATCTATACCAGCGGTCCACAATCGGGCCGCCCGTAGGCGCGTCCGTAAAGTACAATACGCAAAGGAGTACCAGGCGGGTACTCCAGAGCGTCAAACCGAACCAAAACCAGTAGAAGTTTCTCATTTCCCCTTTCGCGGTTTCAGGTTACCCTTCGCGGCCAAGCATGAACGCCTTCTTGTTCCCTTCGTGGAACTTTTCGGCGAAGAGCTTGTTCAGGGCAACTTCCCACTGTTCGACGGTGAAGTCGAAGTGCTTGGAAAGCTTGCCGAGCATCGCGACGTTCAGGGCCTTCACGTTCTCGAGCTTGGAGACATCGATGTCAGCCGGAGTCAGGAGCACGCCGCCCTGCTTGAGGAAGGCCTCGTTCACCACGACCTGCGTCTCGTCGAATACCACCAGGTAGTCGGCTTCGCCCGTCGGGATCATCGGAGACTGCACCTCTTCGTCCTTCGCGAAGCGGACATCGGAAGCAATAGAACCGCCGCGCTGGCTCATGCCGTGCACTTCGGCCTTCTTCACATCGTAACCCTGTTCGAACACGAGTTCCGCCATCACGTCGCTCGCCTTGATAACGCCTGTGCCACCGAGGCCGGCAAATTTCACGTTAACTACGCTCATAAAACTTCTCCTTAAAAATTGCCGTTCTTTTTAGCAGCGGCTTCGGACTCGGCGAGAGCCTTTTCCGCCTTTTCCTTGTTGGCCTTGTCCCAGGCGAGGATGCTCTTGAGAGCGAGGATGCAGGGGCTCTTCGCCACGATGAGCGTGAGCTCGTCCTTCTCGAGCGCTTCTTTGACGAGGCGCTTGAATTCCTCGGGTTCCTTGACCTGGTTCACTTCGTAGACGTTGTCGAAACCGGCGGTCTTAGCGATGGCGCCGTAGTCCAGCTTGTAGGCCGGGCTGTGGTCCAGATGGCGGCCCGTACCCGGGTGTTCCTGCTGGCCCGTCATGGCGGTGATGCTGTTGTCGAGAATGATAACCACGTGGCCGGTGTCGGGGCGGTTGTAGCCCGCTTCCACGAGGCCCGTAATGCCGCTGTGCACGAAGGTGGAGTCGCCAATCACGGAGACGACCTTCTTAGCCTGTTCACGCGGAAGCACATTGCGGAGCCCGACGCCCATGCCAATGGCGGCGCCCATATCAATCATGTAGTCCATCGCGGAAATCGGCGGGAGAGCGGCGAGCGTGTAGCAGCCGATGTCGCCAGAAACGATGCAGTCGAGTTCCTTGAGAACTGCGAAAGAGCTGCGGTGCGGGCAGCCCGGGCAGAGCATAGGCGGCTTGCCCTTGACCGGAACCGGGTCCGGATTCCTGTCGCCAGCGATAATGCGGCGCACGCGGTTCACGTCGAGTTCGCCGAAACGGAAAATCGGGTCGAACTTGCTTTCGACCTGGATGCCTGCCGCACGGATGTTCTCGGCGAGCCACGGGTCGTTTTCTTCAATAACGAGCAGGCGCTTGCCTTCGAACTTCTTCGCGAAATCCTTGATGAGCTGCATCGGCAGCGGGTACGTCATGCCGAGCTTGAGGATGCTTGCTTCCGGGGCGGCTTCACGCACGTGGTGGTAGCTGATGCCGCTCGTGATGATACCCATGTCGGCGCTGCGCATTTCCACCTTGTTCGGGCCTTCGGCCACGTTCCAAGCTTCCATCTCGTCCATCTTGGCGCGGAGCTTGCGGCCCGCAGGCTTGGAGAAGCCAGGCACCATCACGTGCTGGGCGATATTGCGCTCGAAGTTCGGCACCATGGCCGGGAGTTCTTCCTTCGGCACCACGATGGACTTGGAATGGTCCACGCGGGTCGTCATGCGGAGAATGACCGGAATCTTGAACTTTTCGCTGGTCTGCATGGCGATGCGGAAGAAGTCGTAGGCTTCCTGCGAGTTGGACGGTTCAAACATCGGGCAAACAGAAGCCTTCGCGTGGTTGCGGGTGTCCTGTTCGTTCTGGGAACTGCCCTGGCCCGGGTCGTCGGCGACAATCCAAACCATGCCGCCGTCCACGCCGGTGTAGGTCGCGGTGTAGAGCGTATCGCTTGCCACGTTGAGGCCCACCATCTTCATGGTGACCACGCTGCGGGCATGGCCAAAGGCTGCACCCAGGGCCACTTCGGCGGCGACCTTCTCGTTCGGTGCCCACTGGGCGTACCCGCCGAGTTCAGAATAGTCCTCGAGGATTTCGGTAGAGGGGGTTCCCGGGTAACCGACGGCCAGCTGCACGTTGCAGTGGCGCATGGAAAGCGAGATGGCCTCGTTTCCCGAAATCAGCATCTTTTTCGCATTCGGATCAAAAGCTGGCATAGCGTTCCTTTTCTTGTGTCAAACGATTCTTAAGGCATTACCTTAAACGCTCGCAAATATAGAAAAAAACAATGGATTGACCCTGGTCAATCCATTGCCTACACTAAAAAACGGCCCTCAAAAAGGGGAAATTACTTTGTATGTACTACTTACCGGCCTTGGCCTGGGCGAGTTCTTCTTCCAGTTTCTTGTTGGCGCCGTTCTGCACGTCGCAAATGTTCTTGAGGTTGTCGATCTCGGCATTCTGCTTGGCGACCTGGTCGTTGAGCTCCTCGCACTTGGCGGCAAAGGTCTGCTCGGACTCAATGCGTTTGTTGAGTTCGGCGCGCAGGCTGTCGACCGAATTGCGCAGGGTCTCCACGGCACCTTCGGCCTCCTGGAGGGCGGGGTTGGCGTCGGCATCCCCCTTGGGCTCGGCATTGGCGCAGCAGCAGGGGATTTTGCCATTAAAAAACTTTTGGGCCACAGCCACGGTGGCGACGGCACCCAAGACGACCCCGGTCAAAAAACTACTAGTCTTCATAAAAACTCCTTGAAAATTTCATAACCTAATATCGTTAATCATCCGTTAAAAGTCAAGTAGGATTTGCCAAAAAATGGCGAAATTGCGTAAAAATAAGGTAAAAAAGCCGACTTTTGCGACGAATGCCATGCCAAAAAGCATATTTTTTGGTTATATTCCATACATGTTCGATATGAACAGTGATTTTTTGCTGGTTGCTAGTCTTTTGGTCACGCTCGTGCTCTGCATAAAAATGCTGCGCACAAGCAAGGGGAACGCCGTATCCCAACGCACGGCCATCATCTCTATGCTCTCCGCTGACTACGACCTGGTCTGCTACATAAATGCCAAAAAGAACAAGGTCTACTTCAACATCATGAGCGAGGCCATCGCCGAAATCGAGAACGATATCGACAAGTCGCTCCCCAGCAACAAGCGTTTTGACGTGCTGCTCAGGAACTTGATCCATCCTGACGACTTTCCTCAATTTATAAGGGACGTGAACCGTGAGAAAGTGACTGAGGCTCTGACCACAAAACCGAGCTACACCATACACGCCCGCGTGCAATTGCACAAGGAACCGCAGATTTACGCCATTAAGTTCGTCAAGGACTCGCACAAAAGCTGTGGTTTTGTGGTGGGGTTCCGCAACATCGACGACGAAATGCGCAAAGACGAGGAGAACCGCAGGCTTCGCAAAGATTTGAGGGCGACGGAACTCCTTGCCAACAAAGACGCCCTCACCGGCGTGAACAACACGACCGCCTTCAACGCAAAGGTCAAAGACCTGGACGTGCGGCGCGAGGCGGGCCAGCGCATGGATTTCGCCTTTGTCGAATGCGACGTGAACAACCTCAAGACGACCAACGACACGCAGGGTCACGAAGCCGGCAACGAACTCATCAAAAAATGCTGCATGGTGTTCTGCGAACTCTTCAAGCACAGCCCCGTGTACCGCGTGGGTGGCGACGAGTTCGTGATCCTTTTGCAGAACCACGACTTTGACAACCGCGAAATTTTGATGAGGCAGCTGATGGAGGCGGGCGCCAAGGAGGACTTTGCCGCGGGCATCGCCGTGTTCGACGCCGAGGTAGACCCAAACGCCCTCTCGGTACTCAAGAGGGCAGACGCCTCCATGTACCAGAACAAGAAAAAGATGAAAAGCTAAGCCACAAAATGGCTCAACGCGTAATCAGCTACCTTTTTCCCCCATTAACCAAAGTTTGAAAACTATAGAGAAAAACCCCGGGCATTTCTGCTCGGGGCTTTTCAGCGGGAAGAGCGAGATTCGAACTCGCGATAGGATTAAGTCCTATACGTCCTTAGCAGGGACGCGCCTTCGGCCAGCTCGGCCATCTTCCCAATCTTGGGACACTAATTTTACTTAATTTTTGCCTTTTTTTCAAGGGGTAGCCCCCAAAAAGCCCCAAAATTGCCTTAAAACGCCCATTTTTTTTACACTCCAGGCGGCGGATTTTTAAAAATTCTAACTTTAATATATGAGACTTTTGAAAAAACTCTTCAAAATGTGCGCAGCGGTTTTGCTAGTCGCGCTTATCTGTTGCATCCCAGTCTATATCATTGTATTCAAGGTCCTTCCCGACAAAGATCCCGACAACCAGTTCAACCGCGACACCATTTTGCAAGCACTGAGCGGCGAGACTCGCGTCTATTTTAACGACAGCACCGAACTTTTGGGCGCCTTCTTTGACGCCAACCACCGCATTTACGTTCCCTACGGCGACATCCCCATCAACATCGTGAACGCCCTGATCGCCGCCGAGGACGCCGGCTACTGGCAGCACAACGGGTTCAGCTTCCACGGTTTTTTCCGCGCCATGGCCTCGAACCTCAAGAGCGGCAGCATGCGCCAGGGCGGTTCGACCCTCACGCAGCAAACCGTCAAGAACATTTTTGGCCGCGAAGAGCGAAGCATCAAGGAGAAGGGCAAGGAACTCTTGAATGCATTGCGCATGGAGCGCCATTTTTCCAAAGAAGACATCCTGGAGTTCTACCTGAACCAGTTCCACGTCTCGGGTTCGGGCAAGGGCGTTGCCATTGCCGCGCAGTACTTCTTTAACAAAGACCTCAAGGACTTGACGCTCGCCGAGTGCGCCTTCATTGCAGGCTCGGTCAAGGGGCCCTCGAACTACGACCCGTTTATCCAGCGTACCGTGGAACGCCGCGAAAAAGCTATTGCCCGCGGCGCCGAGCGCCTCAAGTACGTGCTCGGCCGCATGGTCGAGGAGGGTTATATAGAGCAAAAGGACATGGACAAGGCGCTCGAAAAACCACTCGCCTTCAACCACGGCAACTTCCGCTTCACCATGAGCACCATCCTCGAGCGCATCGAAGAAAAGCTCGACAGCGACTTTTTCCACGACCTTTTTGAAAAGGAGGGAATCGAGGACTGGCGCAAGGCGCAGCTGACCATCATCTCGACGCTCGACGCCAAGAGCCAGGACGCCGCCAAGCGCGCCCTGCAAACAAACATCAGCAACCTGCAAATGCAGCTGGGCGGCTTTGTGCTCCCCAAGGCAGAATTCGCGAACCGCGCCCAGAGTGCCCGCAAAGGCGACTACCTGTACGGCGCCGTCGACAGCGTGTTTTTTGACGACACGGGCAAACTCAAGTCCCTCAAGCTGAGCTTTGGCCAGCTCAAGGGCATTGTGACCGAGAAAGCCGTGAAGGAATTCGGCAAGCAGGTGGGTGGCGACGTGAACAAAATATTGGCGGCGCAGCTCAAGCCCGGCGCCATCCTTTTGGTGAGCATCATTGACGAGAACCAGATTGACGGTTACGCCCCGTGCAAAATCGAAACGGAACCCGTTTTGCAGGGCGCACTTTTTGCCATCAAAAACGGCAAGGTCGTCGCGACGCAGGGCGGATTCCACAACACCGGATTCGACCGCAGCTTCAAAGCGCTCCGCCAGCTGGGCTCCAGTTGGAAGCCGCTGCTCTACGCACTCGCCCTGCAGTACCACTGGAACTACATGGACGAACTCGAGAACGAGTACAACGTGTTCCAGTATGTGAACCAGTTCTACTTCCCGCGCCCCGACCACAAGAACAAGGGAGACGTGGTGAGCATCGCTTGGGCGGCCACGCGCTCCGAGAACATTTCGAGCATCTGGCTCTTGGAACACCTGCACGACAAGCTGAGCGAAAGCGAGTTCGAGGAAGTCGCCGCCCAAAACGGCATGGCCCGCGGTGCCGACGAAGAGGGCAAGGCCTACTTTGAACGCCTGCGCGACAAGTTCGGCCTCATCATGAAGGATGAAATCAAACGCGAAATCGAGTTCACCCGTGCACGCGACGCCCTCGCCGAGAAATACAGGAACGAGGGCAAAATGGGACAGGCTCGCGCCATGCAAGCGCTCCGTTACGGAACGTTCACCGACGTGGGCGTAAAGCAGGCAAAGAGGGATGCGACACTCATCAAGTACCTGAACCACAACTACAAGAACTATTCCGAAAAACTCCGCGCCCGTGAAGCCCAGGAGCTGGATCCCGACGTGGCTGCAATGCTCCCGCCGCTCGACGCCGTGGAACTCTTCCCCGGCTTCAGCATGGCCGACATGAAGCGCCTGAGCATCATGATCGAGCCCGTGGACCCCGAGAGCGATTACTTGGACGCAGCCCACCTCCGCTATTGGCCCGATTTCCGCAGGGCGCTCGCCATGGCCGACTACGCCCGCTTTGCAAACGAAATCGGCATCCACCAAAAACTGCAGAAGGTGTTCAGCATGCCGCTCGGCGTGAACGACATTACGCTCGCCGAAATCAGCACCGCCTACCAGACCATCCTCACCGGCAAGGTGTTCAAGTGCCTCGACGGCGATTGGACCGAACCCTGCTTTATAAGCTCCATTAGGAACCGCGACGGCCGCACCATCTTCAAAAACGAGATGGAGAGCAAGACCGTACTCGACGACACCGTCACCACGCAGATGGGAGCGATGCTCCGCTCGGTGTTCACAAACGGCACGGCGCGTAGCCAGGTGGCGACGCTCTCGGTGAGCAGCCCCGACAACTCCAGCAAGCTGCGCTACCCCGCCCTCGGCAAAACGGGTACGACAAACGACTACAGGAACGTGGCCTTCATGGGCGCACTCCCGACATACGTCGAAGAGAAAAACGGCGTCGCGCTCGACACGGTCGTCGCCATTGGCAGCTACGTGGGCTTTGACGACAACAAACCGCTCAAGTCCGGACGCACGCGCATTGCAGGTGCAAGCGGTGGCCTGCCGCAGTGGGCCGCCTTCGCCAAGGAGGAAATCGCGATTCTCGGGCTTCCCCAAAAAATCGACTTCCTCGACATCTCGATGATTGCAAGCGGCGAGGTGCCACTGGTGCTCTCGAACGAACGCGGCGAACTGATTGTGGACCCCATGACCGGTGCCGCCGTGGCCGGCGGAAGACCCGAAGACGGACGCCCGCTCCCATGGCTAGACGTGCCGGGCTACACTCCGCCGCAAGTGCAGGAGAAGGCCGCCGAGAGCGTCGCCGAAATAGGCATCTTGACCAGCATGCCCATGCCCGCCTCCGGCGCCGAAACCCCGGGCGCCCCGACCGAGGGAATGGCCGGACCCGATGCCGCCAATGCAACAGAGGCCTCCAATGCCGCGCCTACCGCACCCGCCAGTGCCGAGAACGCCATGCCCGCCGCAAGCGCCCCTGCCCAAGCAGCCCCCGTGCAAGCCGCCCCAGCAGCCATGCCCAAGGAAGACGACTGGGATTTGCCCGAAGGCCTGGACGGCAATTCCTTTGTGCCTATAGAGGCAGAATAGTATGAACAAGATTTTTTCTTTGATTGGGTTTGCCGCGGTCGCGTTCACGCTCTCTGCGTGTGCGGGCAACGCCCCTGCCCCTTCGACGGATGTCGCCGTTGAGCAAACGCCCTCGGCAAAAACCGACTCGTTGTCACAGGACCCGCAGGCGGATTCCGCCATCTTTGTTTCAACGACCCTCGACAGCTACCGTTTGAACACGCCCAGCACCAAGTTCAGCGAAGGCGACTCTAAACCCGCGGCCCCCACGCCCTCCGAGGCGCAGGCCCCATCGGGTACCGCCTCCAAGGCGCCCATCGACCCCTACACTGCCTTCCCGGCGCTCGCCGAGGCCGTGTTCGCTTACGCCGACTCACTCTACAAGCAGGGCTACGCCGACTCGGCGACCATGTACCTCAAACGCTTCCGCATCATCAAGCCGCTATGGGGCGCCTGGGAAATGCGCACCGATTCCATGCTCAACAAGTTCGGCATGGAGCGCGCCGAAAAGGCAAAGAAGTTCGAGCCACTCGTTCTAGAAATCCAGAATATGAACCGCGCGCAGGCAGCGTACAGCATGGTCGCAAGTACCGCCGACAGCCTGATTGCTTTGGAGCCGGGCGACTCGCTCACCAACTGGGCCACCGCGCAAAAGCAAGTCGCCTACAAGAACACGCTCGCCAAGGCGCAAAAGGAGCGCGATGCCATTCGCGCAAAGGCTTTTGAAAAGGCCGAGTTCAAGGCCGCCGAAGAGGATGCCGTGCAGCTTCAGTTGCGTTACCGCGACTTTGAAGCCGATTTGGGGCTTCAAAAGCTGATTGACGAAATTCGTGACCTCGCCAAAGAAAGCAATGGCGAAGCCGCCGCCTATTGGAAGTCCCATGACCCCGATGAGGCCCTGGCGCGCGCAGACACCTTGATTACCGAAAAGCGCTTTGATACCGCCCGCGATCTTTTGAACAAATTAAAGTCCAGTCCCAAGCGTGGCGCAGCCGTTCAAATGCTCAAAGTCCTTGGCGATGCGTTTTGCAATGAACAGCGCAAAACAGCCTCGGTCTTGTTTAAAAAGTCCCGTTCTAAAAAGGACCCCGAGCAGTCGACAAACTACCTGCTCAAGGCCATTGACGCCTTGGACCGCTGCCTCGCCAACTACCCGGACTTTGAACAAAAAGAGAAGGTGCTGGAGAACAAGGCCTTCCTCGAAAGCGAGCTTAAAAAGTAATGGACGCGGTTCTCAATTCAGACTGGTGGCAATACGCCCAGTACCCGGCTTTCTTTTTGCTGGGTGCAGTCGTAAGCCTCATCAACAGCATCGCGGGTGGCGGTTCCACGCTGAGCCTCCCCATCATGATTTTCCTCGGGATGCCCGCGACCGTCGCGAACGGCACCAACCGAATCGGGCTCATCATTGGGAACTGCAGCAGCGCCTACAACCTGATGAAGCACGGCTACCTCAACAAGAAGATTTTTTTGCAGTTGCTTATCCCGACCATCGTCGGTACCGCCATCGGCATCTGTTTTTTGGTACGCATCGGCGACCGCGCCTTCCAGGCGATACTCGCGGTCGTCATCTGCCTTGTGGTGGTGATGAGCAACCTGCGCAAGGATATCCTCGGCAAGCCGCCTGCAACCCCGCCCGAAAAACTCACGTGGAAAGGCGCCGTCGGGTTCGCATTGATTTCTATATACGGTTGCATCGTGCAGGTGGGCGTGGGTTTCGTGCAGATTTTCGGGCTCACGCGCTACACCGGGCTTGACCCCATCCGCGTGAACGCACTCAAGAACGCGCTCACCAACGTGTTCCTCATCGTGAGCACCACCGCGCTCGGCATCGCAGGCAAGATCGACTGGCCCATCGCCATCGTGATGGCCGTGGGTGCATGGTTCGGCGGTTACTGCGGGAGCTTTTTACAGCGAAAGAAAGGCAACAAGTTCATACAGCACTTCATCAGCGTGTGCAGCATTGTGATGGCCGTGTACCTGATTATTGACCTGATTGTTTCCTAGCGCGTTTTTCTTTCCGTTCCCGCGCGGACTTTTCCTCGAGCGTCTCGTTCAACCCCGCAAGCAGTTCTGCCGCAATCGCATCGTCACCGCCGGCAAGCAGCTCCTTCTGCTCGCGGGCAAGTTTCTTGATACGCGCCTCGAGCCTTAGCGCCTGCTCGTACGAGGGCAACTCGAACTTGCGCAAAATGCACTCCGGCGGGAAAGCCTTCGTGAACTTCGCACCCTTGCCGCTTTTATGATGTTCGAAACGCGCCTCCACGTCTACGGCGTAACCGGTATAGATTCGCCCGCCCTTGCAGCGGAGCATGTAAACGAAATGGGGCATAGAGGTTTGAGGACGCTCACGATGTTCACTTCTCCGGTTTCGATACGATCTTCATGTAAATCGTACCAAGGATGGCCGCGGTAAAGCTCCCGAGCAAAATGCCGAGCTTTGCGGAATCCTGACGAGCGCCCACATCAAAGGCGAGCCCTGCCACAAAGAGCGCCATGGTGAATCCGATACCTGCGAGCATGCCACCGCCCCACAGCACCTTCCAGCTGTAGCTCGGCATCTTGGCTATGCCAACCTTCACAGAAAGCAAACTGAAGAGGAAAATGCCGATGGGCTTTCCAAAGACCAGAGCCAGGGCGACTGCACTCATCACAGGGAGTTCGAGGCCGTTAAGCTTAATCTCGACGCCCGCGTTACTAAGCGCAAACAAGGGCATGATGGCAAAGTTGACCCACGGGACCAAAGGCTTGTACAGGCGTTCTTGCAACGAGAGGCTTTCGCGGGCGCCACGTTTGAGCAGGCTGAACACGCGATACTTTTCTTCACCCGAAACCGTGGTCTCGCCCGAGAGCACGTTGCCCACGCCGTTCGCGAACTTGGCGAGCTTGCCCTGCGAAACGACCGCCTTGGCGGGAACCGAGAGCCCAAGGAGCACACCTGCGATGGTCGGATGCACGCCGCTCTTGACAAAGAACGCCCAAATGGCGACGCCAATAACGCCGTGCAACAGCAGGTTACGAACCCCAATGCGGAACAGCACGTTGATAAGGGCAAGCAGCGCGAACGCCGTGCCGAGCGCCACAAAGTTGATGCCGTCACCGCTCGGGTATCCAATCGCGATTACGAGAATCGCACCAATGTCGTCGGCAATGGCCAAAGTCAAAATCATCACGCGGAGCGCATGCGGCACCCGCTTGCCGAGGATAGCCATGCAGCCTACCACAAACGCGATATCCGTCGCCGTAGGTATCCCCCAACCGTGGGCGGCACTGTCCGCGCCATGCGGACAAAGCGCCAAATAAATCAAAGCCGGGAACAGCATACCGCCGGCAGCCGCAATAATGGGGAGGCTCGCCGCCTTGGGGTCGTGCAACTCACCGTAGGTCATCTCGCCCTTGACTTCGAGGCCGATGTTAAAAAAGAAAACCGTCATCAACGCGTCGTTAATAAACCAGTGCAAGTTGCCATGGCCAATCCAGCTGCCAATGGTGAGCGAGAACGGCAAATGCCAAAAATGCTCGTAGGTGGACGGGGAGAGGTTTGCCCACAAAAGCGCCGCGAGCGTCATGATGATAAGGACAATGCCTCCGGTGGTCTCCACCTTCATCAAACGTTCGACAGGGGTTATGATTTTACGCACCGGGGTGTCCGGGAACATTTCTTCGATTTTATCGCTGCTGGTCACTCGTATCGACATATACAAACAATATAAATATCTTTTTTTGAAATCCGCGAAAAAAAAGCCCCTTTTAAACCTCAAAAAAGCTGCTTTATCGGGTTTCTCCCTATTTTGGAGAAAAGAGTATATATTAATTGTGTTAAGGAGTTGTTTATGTCGGTATCTAGTTCGCTGATTCCATCGTTTTTTGTTGTCGCTTTTTTTACTGCGGCGGGCATGCAGGCGCACGCCGCGCAGGTATACGTTGCCGCAGGCAACGCGAACGACCTTATGCTGCAGGCTGCACAGGCCAAGGCGGGCGACACTATCTGGGTGCCCGCGGGCGAGTACGACCTGACAGGCAAAAAGACGTATGACCCGGGGAATCGCGACGCGGGCTGGGGCAAGGGCCTTTTGTGGCTCGGTCGCAACAACGGCACGCCCGAGAGACCCATCGTGCTTGCGGGCAGCGACCCTGCGAACCCGCCCGATATCCACGGCACCATGAGCGAGGGCA
Above is a window of Fibrobacter sp. UWP2 DNA encoding:
- a CDS encoding sulfite exporter TauE/SafE family protein, with protein sequence MDAVLNSDWWQYAQYPAFFLLGAVVSLINSIAGGGSTLSLPIMIFLGMPATVANGTNRIGLIIGNCSSAYNLMKHGYLNKKIFLQLLIPTIVGTAIGICFLVRIGDRAFQAILAVVICLVVVMSNLRKDILGKPPATPPEKLTWKGAVGFALISIYGCIVQVGVGFVQIFGLTRYTGLDPIRVNALKNALTNVFLIVSTTALGIAGKIDWPIAIVMAVGAWFGGYCGSFLQRKKGNKFIQHFISVCSIVMAVYLIIDLIVS
- a CDS encoding GIY-YIG nuclease family protein, which gives rise to MPHFVYMLRCKGGRIYTGYAVDVEARFEHHKSGKGAKFTKAFPPECILRKFELPSYEQALRLEARIKKLAREQKELLAGGDDAIAAELLAGLNETLEEKSARERKEKRARKQSGQ
- the nhaA gene encoding Na+/H+ antiporter NhaA, encoding MSIRVTSSDKIEEMFPDTPVRKIITPVERLMKVETTGGIVLIIMTLAALLWANLSPSTYEHFWHLPFSLTIGSWIGHGNLHWFINDALMTVFFFNIGLEVKGEMTYGELHDPKAASLPIIAAAGGMLFPALIYLALCPHGADSAAHGWGIPTATDIAFVVGCMAILGKRVPHALRVMILTLAIADDIGAILVIAIGYPSGDGINFVALGTAFALLALINVLFRIGVRNLLLHGVIGVAIWAFFVKSGVHPTIAGVLLGLSVPAKAVVSQGKLAKFANGVGNVLSGETTVSGEEKYRVFSLLKRGARESLSLQERLYKPLVPWVNFAIMPLFALSNAGVEIKLNGLELPVMSAVALALVFGKPIGIFLFSLLSVKVGIAKMPSYSWKVLWGGGMLAGIGFTMALFVAGLAFDVGARQDSAKLGILLGSFTAAILGTIYMKIVSKPEK